In a single window of the Streptomyces sp. HUAS ZL42 genome:
- a CDS encoding DUF202 domain-containing protein, translating into MSADAADGRDPGLQPERTRLAWRRTTLSSTVATVLAVKTALHGGPSAAGVVVSGLCCGLWLGFLLIAHRRIHALATTTAAPALALRHAAAAVLCTAAMAACAAALVF; encoded by the coding sequence GCCGACGGGCGGGACCCGGGGCTGCAGCCCGAGCGAACCCGGCTCGCCTGGCGGCGTACGACGCTGTCGAGCACCGTGGCCACCGTGCTCGCCGTGAAGACGGCGTTGCACGGCGGTCCGTCGGCGGCCGGTGTCGTGGTGAGCGGTCTGTGCTGCGGGCTCTGGCTGGGCTTCCTGCTGATCGCCCACCGCCGCATACACGCCCTGGCCACGACGACCGCCGCGCCCGCGCTCGCCCTCCGGCACGCCGCGGCGGCGGTCCTGTGCACGGCGGCGATGGCGGCGTGCGCGGCGGCGCTGGTCTTCTGA